A stretch of the Archangium violaceum genome encodes the following:
- a CDS encoding McrC family protein: MSPAELSEWRSWPPEGGPRGAPIHLDDEPEVRELAEYLDRCRMLRVWDFKTGLRLEATSYVGTLRLGSLPVIIRPKLQGAQLLSLLRYAYGLRNLKLFSGLEQGTSTWAFQDLLIHQLEAETQELIRRGLHRGYVRREEELASPRGRIDLGWWMRHAGSGRAALRCSHHPRLEDHPLNQVLRAGLFLALRLTDDVGLRTRLHLLDALLQGVQRVTLYPSLLERIIRETDRMTAAYRPALSIIGVLLDAQGTTQEASSREVEIPGFLFDMNRFFQALLSRFLRENLRDLTVRDEFRLDGMMAYAATHNPRRRQPPAPRPDFAILRGQRVLALLDAKYRDLWETQLPRNMLYQLAIYALSQGSTGSAAILYPTMASKAREQVVEINDVVQGGRRATVVLRPVHLHELADLVNPREGVDAEREREAFARWLALGEPRAA, translated from the coding sequence ATGAGCCCCGCCGAGCTCTCGGAATGGCGGAGCTGGCCTCCGGAGGGCGGTCCGCGCGGGGCTCCCATCCATCTGGACGACGAGCCCGAGGTGCGCGAGCTGGCGGAGTACCTCGACCGGTGCCGCATGCTCCGGGTGTGGGATTTCAAGACGGGCCTGCGCCTCGAGGCGACGTCCTATGTGGGAACCCTCCGGCTCGGGAGCCTGCCCGTCATCATCCGCCCCAAGTTGCAGGGGGCGCAGCTCCTCTCGCTGCTGCGCTACGCCTACGGATTGCGGAACCTCAAGCTCTTCTCGGGACTGGAGCAGGGGACCTCCACCTGGGCGTTCCAGGATCTCCTCATCCATCAGCTCGAGGCGGAGACCCAGGAGCTCATCCGCCGGGGCCTGCATCGTGGGTATGTGCGCCGGGAGGAGGAGCTCGCGAGTCCCCGGGGAAGGATCGACCTGGGCTGGTGGATGCGGCACGCCGGCTCGGGCCGGGCGGCGCTGCGCTGCTCGCACCATCCCCGGCTGGAGGACCACCCGCTCAACCAGGTGCTGCGTGCGGGGCTCTTCCTGGCCCTGCGGCTCACGGACGACGTGGGGCTCCGGACCCGGCTCCACCTGCTCGATGCGCTGCTTCAGGGTGTTCAGCGCGTGACGCTGTATCCGTCGCTCCTGGAGCGGATCATCCGCGAGACCGACCGGATGACGGCTGCCTACCGGCCGGCGCTGTCCATCATCGGGGTGCTGCTCGACGCGCAGGGGACGACCCAGGAGGCGTCTTCGCGCGAGGTGGAGATCCCGGGGTTCCTCTTCGACATGAACCGCTTCTTCCAAGCGCTCCTGTCGCGGTTCTTGAGGGAGAACCTGCGAGACCTCACCGTGCGCGATGAGTTCCGCCTCGATGGGATGATGGCCTATGCCGCGACCCACAATCCCCGGAGGCGTCAGCCGCCCGCTCCGAGGCCCGACTTCGCCATCCTGCGGGGGCAGCGTGTGCTCGCACTGCTCGATGCGAAATACCGAGACCTGTGGGAGACGCAGCTCCCACGGAACATGCTCTACCAGCTCGCCATCTACGCGCTGAGTCAGGGCTCCACGGGGAGCGCGGCCATCCTCTATCCGACCATGGCCTCGAAGGCCCGGGAGCAGGTCGTCGAGATCAACGATGTCGTCCAGGGCGGCCGCCGGGCCACGGTGGTCCTCAGGCCCGTCCACCTCCACGAGCTGGCGGACCTGGTGAACCCACGTGAAGGCGTGGACGCCGAGCGTGAACGTGAAGCCTTCGCGCGCTGGCTGGCGCTGGGCGAACCGCGCGCGGCTTGA
- a CDS encoding AAA family ATPase, with protein MLDERLIHALKETERKLDDEGKLHSRAQLEGFYALFRERFGPERLRNLDGDELLSLMHDHGRRDGLVYWLEFKDDEEFPAIFGSIAGGSALKFGIYRRKETGAWMTGSPHNQRELSQSEAIRIAQRHRDQLLLGARLLERFPSDGSDSDYLRLQEQLEAAAPELGDLSWSHKYWSLLFPDKLDDYHNADYQRFHLMKLLQIPPGGEGRYVCAGRFVALAKELDVPMNTATRLLKSRNGSPHRYWCLGTLGGSGPTAHWPMMREGNCVAVEGRALGDLSEMTPDRDGLKRLGALLGSHGGLAPRQGTVSKQLFSFVVKVLEGDFVLATRGERVLGVGRVEGRYSYEPSSDFAHRHRVKWLSLDGFQLPEGIGADSQTLLREVDSSESIVAIEKHLLSSSAPASTPTPRPVPRSAQGGYPTPSLPGIHGRIQAVLERKGQVILYGPPGTGKTYLAEQTVRDLSAHAAFGAPFVALNAEQQDAITKGTEAEGPLVRMCCFHPSYGYEEFLEGYRPRDDGSGGPMRFVLRDGIFKRLCLDAQRRPHLRFYLIIDEINRGDIPRIMGELLTVMEKSKRGKPILLPMSGAPFQVPENVYLVGTMNTADRSIALLDTALRRRFGFLELMPDFTRLGNAMVEGIPLGPWLKALNARICEHVGRDGRNLQVGHAYLMERGEPLTDFHPFSRVVQEDLIPLLEEYCYEDWAALEKILGNGLVSRKEQRVRHELFDPARQPELIQALLAPSPEIGSSAPVIASEASARDLMEDEDGVGTEPDEP; from the coding sequence GTGCTCGATGAAAGGCTCATCCACGCGCTCAAGGAGACCGAGCGCAAGCTCGATGACGAGGGAAAGCTCCATTCGCGGGCACAGCTCGAGGGGTTCTACGCGCTCTTCCGGGAGCGCTTCGGTCCGGAGCGGCTGCGCAACCTGGACGGGGATGAGCTGCTGTCGCTGATGCACGACCACGGTCGGCGCGACGGGCTGGTGTACTGGCTCGAGTTCAAGGACGACGAGGAGTTTCCGGCCATCTTCGGGAGCATCGCCGGGGGGAGCGCGCTCAAGTTCGGCATCTACCGGCGAAAGGAGACGGGCGCCTGGATGACGGGCAGCCCCCACAACCAGCGAGAGCTCTCCCAGTCCGAGGCGATCCGGATCGCGCAGCGGCACCGCGATCAACTCCTCCTCGGCGCCAGGCTGCTCGAGCGGTTTCCGTCCGACGGGAGCGACTCGGACTATCTCCGGCTCCAGGAGCAGCTCGAGGCCGCGGCACCCGAGCTCGGCGACCTGTCCTGGAGTCACAAGTACTGGAGCCTGCTGTTTCCCGACAAGCTCGACGACTACCACAACGCCGACTACCAGCGGTTCCACCTGATGAAGCTCCTCCAGATTCCGCCTGGAGGCGAGGGGCGGTACGTGTGCGCGGGCCGTTTCGTCGCCCTCGCGAAGGAGCTCGACGTTCCCATGAACACCGCGACCCGTTTGCTCAAGTCGCGCAATGGCAGCCCGCACCGGTATTGGTGCCTCGGCACGTTGGGCGGGAGCGGGCCCACCGCGCACTGGCCCATGATGCGGGAGGGGAACTGCGTCGCGGTGGAAGGGCGGGCGCTGGGAGATCTCTCGGAGATGACCCCCGATCGGGATGGCTTGAAGCGACTGGGGGCCCTCCTGGGGAGCCACGGAGGACTGGCTCCGCGGCAGGGGACGGTGTCCAAGCAGCTCTTCTCCTTCGTGGTGAAGGTGCTCGAGGGGGACTTCGTTCTCGCCACGAGGGGAGAGCGGGTCCTGGGCGTGGGACGCGTCGAGGGGCGCTACTCCTATGAGCCCTCGTCGGACTTCGCCCACCGCCATCGCGTCAAGTGGTTGTCCCTGGACGGGTTTCAGCTCCCCGAGGGCATTGGCGCCGACTCGCAGACCCTGCTTCGCGAGGTGGACTCCTCCGAGAGCATCGTCGCCATCGAGAAGCACCTGTTGAGCTCCTCGGCGCCAGCCTCCACCCCCACGCCCAGGCCCGTGCCCAGGAGCGCGCAGGGCGGGTACCCGACCCCCAGCCTCCCCGGTATACACGGTCGTATCCAGGCCGTGCTGGAGCGCAAGGGGCAGGTCATCCTCTATGGACCACCGGGCACGGGGAAGACCTATCTCGCCGAGCAGACGGTGCGGGACCTGTCCGCGCACGCGGCCTTCGGGGCGCCCTTCGTGGCCCTCAACGCCGAGCAGCAGGACGCCATCACGAAGGGGACGGAGGCGGAGGGCCCGCTGGTCCGCATGTGCTGCTTCCACCCCTCGTATGGCTACGAGGAGTTCCTCGAGGGCTACCGGCCTCGGGATGATGGCTCGGGTGGGCCGATGCGCTTCGTGCTGCGCGACGGCATCTTCAAACGTCTGTGCCTGGATGCACAGCGCCGGCCCCACCTGCGCTTCTACCTCATCATCGATGAGATCAACCGGGGCGACATCCCGCGCATCATGGGCGAGCTGCTCACGGTGATGGAGAAGAGCAAGCGGGGCAAGCCCATCCTCCTGCCGATGAGCGGTGCTCCGTTCCAGGTGCCGGAGAACGTCTACCTCGTGGGCACGATGAACACGGCGGATCGCTCCATCGCGCTGCTCGACACGGCGTTGCGGCGCCGGTTCGGCTTCCTGGAGTTGATGCCGGACTTCACGCGACTCGGGAATGCCATGGTGGAGGGTATCCCGCTCGGCCCGTGGCTGAAGGCGCTCAACGCGCGCATCTGCGAGCACGTCGGGCGTGACGGGCGCAACCTGCAGGTCGGCCATGCCTACCTCATGGAGCGCGGAGAGCCCCTCACGGACTTCCACCCGTTCTCGCGCGTGGTGCAGGAGGATCTCATTCCGCTGCTGGAGGAGTACTGCTACGAGGACTGGGCCGCCCTGGAGAAGATTCTTGGCAACGGCCTGGTGAGCCGCAAGGAGCAGCGGGTGCGTCACGAGTTGTTCGATCCAGCCCGGCAGCCGGAGCTGATCCAGGCGCTCCTCGCTCCGAGCCCGGAGATCGGCTCGTCGGCGCCGGTGATCGCCTCGGAGGCGAGCGCCCGGGACCTCATGGAGGACGAGGATGGCGTCGGCACGGAGCCTGACGAGCCATGA